CGATAAGGAGTGTTATTCCATTCGGCCTTGTTCATGATtagcattttattttatcattctgTTTGATTGAATTGAGAGTTAAGTATGAGGATATTGAAGAGTGATATGAATTAAGTAATATGGATgtaaaagagaattccaaggacgaatatctcatgaatggtattggaatggtaaagtatgaatgtggacaaagcttagctAGCGTTTAttctgatattccgtgattgtTCATTCTCACGTGGAGaagagtaactcatgtgtgggaatggcaggaggtcctagaccataaggtgaacttggacagaacggactaaccttgggtggcagctgttgagggtatcccaccTATTACATCACAcgggtgcaaaaacgtcgtagctacacaaaattcatacagtccaaACAGTTAGAGTAAAGTGGTCGATCATTGCATGTATTGACGTATAATTATAGTTGAAAATGTATGATTGGATGACTGCATGATTGAATTAGTGATGTATATTAGatttatgtgaaatatatgttttactgaattaattaaattacatgaGCTTACTCTATTTCCTGTCATGTCGATTTTGTCCATTCAGCCGTCatttcctgttgcaatgatcatcttgtagatgtgagcagaaggagaagagtgtCTACTGGAAGAGGCTCTGCAAGATGTGGAAGTGAAAGTCGAACCATAGTACCGTTCAGTCATTAGAATTGATTCTATTTTGTATAACTGATCGGTGTAAGCTTAGTATTTGAAACCGTTCGATCTAGACCATCGTTTTGTAAGGTTTAAATTCTGAAGTATtgttgtaaggccgttcggccttAAACGTACTTATTCTTTTCCAGAACTGAACTGTAATATTGTTAACTGTGAATATTCTATGGTatggttttatactgtatttttgggatgttacactaatctgtaaatttttttatctttttctcattttcttaattttggaggaagttttatttttcattcatctatatcaattaagaaataaaaatattttggttaCATGAATAATTAAGGGTGTTGATTGATCTAGGATGAAGCTTTAGAAAGCTAGACTTTAATTTGGAACTTGTAGGATGTAGAACTTTAATAGAATAGAGGGAAATGTGGGAACATAGTGTTCATAGGAGAGAGAATGTATCATTTTcagatgagagagaaaagaaagttagaaaattggaaaaagttataactaaatattcaactaacaataaatttaattaaatttgttttaaaaatacataaattacaTAACGAAACCAAAAGATTATCAATGTATAATAAACCAGTtcccttaaaaaaaaatacaaaatgaaacGCAATGCAGCGAGAGCGGGTTCCCTGAACTCTCCCTACTCACGCAATCACACACAGAGACAATAAGAGCCGTTGAATAAGGATCGTACAGTTCTTGTTTCGTGCCAATGAATCCAACCCAAAATACGCATCCGAAACAGACACCGTTCGATCTTCATCGTAGGATTCCAATTCACGAATATATATAAACCCGGGAATTCACGAAATTCGATTCCCTGAGAAGGAAGGTTCCACGGAAGAACCTTCTCTGACTCGCCCAACCAACCCAAAGGCTTTCCACGCGCATCCttttcttcatcatcgtcttcgttcttcttcttcatcagatCCTTGACGAATCcccaaaaggaaagaaaatcacagaacaagaagaaaaataagatgtATAGCAATTTCAAAGAGCAAGCAATAGAGTACGTGAAGCAAGCGGTGGAGGAAGACAACAAAGGTAATTACGCGAGAGCGTTCCAACTTTACATGAACGCGTTGGAGTACTTCAAAACGCACCTCAAGTATGAGAAGAACCCTAAGATCAAGGAGGCCATCACGCAGAAATTCACGGAGTACCTGCGTCGGGCCGAGGAGATCCGGGCCGTCCTCGACGATGGGCCCAGCGGCCCACCTTCCTCCGGGGATGCTGCCGTCGCTACCAGGCCCAAGACCAAGCCCAAGGACGGCGCGGGCGGCGACGGGGAGGATCCTGAACAGACCAAGCTCCGGGCTGGGCTCAACTCTGCCATCGTTAGAGAAAAGCCCGACGTGAAGTGGAACGACGTGGCGGGGCTGGAGAGCGCCAAACAGGCTCTGCAGGAAGCGGTTATCTTGCCCGTGAAGTTTCCTCAGTTTTTCACCGGTGAGGTTTtgacttttttgtttttgattgtgCGATTGAAGGAAGGATGACGTTGTAACCTGAAACCtgaagttttaattttctgCTGTTTGGTGGATGGTTTGGTTGGTTCAGGTAAACGACGACCTTGGAGAGCGTTTTTGTTGTACGGACCACCGGGGACGGGTAAATCGTATTTGGCCAAGGCTGTTGCAACAGAAGCTGATTCTACGTTCTTCAGGTGgagtttttaattttctgttgTTTAAACTTGATTAAATATGTGTCTGGGTGAGGTTTTGCAAAATTGATTTTGGAGTGATGCGATTTAGATGTTTTTGTGTTAAAAGCAAGTTACGGACTGAACTTTGTGTTTGTTCGGTTTCATCTTGGTTTTAGATGCGTTTTCCACATTCATGTTGAGATACCACCAGTTGATGtgattttagattaattttgtGGGTTTAGTTTCACGTTGAGGAATATAGAGTTGGTCATGAGTTGAAACAAATTTTGATAGTTTTCGcatttggttaaaaaaattatactaagtTTTGATAATACTAACCtgcttttataatgaaaatctCCACTTCACAATCAATTTTAACCACAATCAATTCATTAAACTATCAAGTTTGTCATCGTAAATCCAAACACACTTGGTAATTCAATGCATTTAGCTGAAGCCACTTAAACTCAAGCAATTCTAGATTCAAAATACCAacattaatgttaaatttttaattagttaaaatttcAACATGATTTTGTGAGAAGAGAAGTCCAACATTGAAGAAAATTTACTTTGGTTCTCACTTTCCTTGTAACAAATGGAACATCGTGTTGTCATAGTAAGACATCAAAATCactcccttttcttttttattgtctCAATGCTTgggaaaaaaattaagagaggaaaaaaacaatttcTGCTTTTAAGGTTCTCCTACTAGTTGTTTtctccatttccaagtgttatTGTTCTCTCGGAATTAGAGAGTGGGTATTgcaatttttctttcctttagtgAAGTTACATTATTGTTTATTTGTCTGTTTTGTTCCtcttttcaacttttattttcGTAGATTCCTTATGCTATTACTCTACCTTTTAACAAATTCTGGATTATCCAATGTGAATTGAAACATTCTAAGTTTGGTAGATGAATGTGTGTTCTAATGGATGATTtcacatcatcatcaacattgttattgttaaaattttcaatctgAGTGACGTTTCTTTCCACATATTCATGATTATGATTGATTTAATTCCTTGTGCTTGTGCATGCAAATCAAACGCTTCTGTCTTCAAAGTGATTTTGTATGGAAAAATAAGGTTGTAAACGTGAGTGCTTAGGTGGGCCTTTTTTTTGCAgcattttttaacttttaagttcTTCTCCAGTGTTTCTTCATCAGACCTGGTTTCAAAGTGGATGGGTGAAAGTGAAAAGTTGGtttcaaatctttttgaaaTGGCTCGTGAAAGTGCACCTTCTATCATATTCATTGATGAAATAGATTCTCTGTGTGGTCAGCGTGGCGAGGGTAATGAGAGTGAGGCTTCAAGACGAATTAAAACTGAAGTTCTGGTGCAGATGCAGGTAATAAATTTATGGTGCCAAGTTTGTATGGGATATCTTGATTagatcaatattttttagtttacatCTGAATTGCAGTATGCGGAACTTGTATACTGGTTTAGGATGTTGATGAATTATCCTTACTTTATTTGAAGAACAGGGTTGGATTAATTAAGTTTCATCTCCTTGTCAATAGTTTGGGTCTTTATTGTTTCCTATAATAAACCATCTAGAGCTATCTGGCACCTTACCTTTTGTTGTTGGGATGTCTGTAAAATATCTCATTTGTGTCTTATAGAATATTTGGGAAAATCTTAGAATCTTAATTTGTCACTTCTTTTGGTTAGTAGCCTTTTCATATTAGCTGGAGTAATACTAACTATACTAGTcctatttcttttaataattattcttttataatagcTAGGACTAGTGCAGAGAGTAAATTACATGGTTCTTAATCCAGTGAAAAGGGAGAAAGAGTAaccaagaagaagagaagaggaagttTTTAAGAAGAATCATATCACGGATAATATTTTGGTCTTCAATTGAGTTGAATGAAATTGTGTGATTCATGTTTTATCATAGAAAGGTCTGTTATATTAGATTTTCTACCGTATCAATTTAAGAATATCATTGTCTTTATTCTCTTTCTCCGTTTCCTTGCCACTTGAActcataaattataatacaaacAATTGTTATACTTGATATATTCTACAAATTTCTTATAGTATTCCATCATTGTGCAAATTGCCTTATATCTACAtctattatattcttttttttttgtatttcctTGTTTCCAGAAATTGTGACTCTTGAcataaattattcaatattttaattgtttgaacatttgcagttttttttttggcatCCCATGATCACTTGACTGGCCAAGCCTAGATTTGGTTATAGtattattccttttttttaactataaaagaATCTTTAAAGTGACATATTGGATGATTTTTAGACATATGAAAGTTGCGTGCACTTTTTGATTAATGACTCAAGTCTCGTCGTATTTAGGATTTTATTTATTAGGCTGAACACACTAGCTAGTAAcgttgttttttgttttcaaaaaaaagGTGTTCGAACTATCCTCTCCCCCtgtaattaatgttattatgcATCCTTAATTGTTCTAATTCAGAAGATTCAAGGTTTCCATCATAATGTAGGTTTTCCATTTTACGATGTAGGGTGTAGGACACAATGATCAGAAAGTTCTGGTTCTAGCGGCTACAAATACACCTTATGCTCTAGACCAGGTAAAAAAAGAGTTCTGGTTACTAGTTCTTATTGAGTCAACGGGATGatactatttatattaatcAAGTTGTTATTGTAGGCAATAAGGCGACGTTTTGATAAGCGAATATACATACCCCTACCAGATTTGAAGGCTCGCCAGCACATGTTCAAGGTGTGGGCAATATACACCATGATATTCATTGAAGGATTGGTCTTATTATGTATTGTGAACCTAGCAAACGGTCTTACTATGTCTTTTTCTTGGTTGATAAATTGAACAGGTGCACCTTGGAGATACTCCCCATAGTTTGACAGAAAGTGATTTTGAACATTTGGCCCGCAGGACAGAGGGGTTTTCAGGTTCAGATATAGCTGTCTGTGTAAGTTGAACTTCTATGAAAAATACTTGTGAAATACCTGGTTACgatgataatttttataattatatgaattttaagGCAGATGTGATTTTGCCTGTTCTACAGGTCAAAGATGTTTTATTTGAACCTGTTCGCAAAACCCAAGATGCCATGTTTTTCTTTAAGAATCCTGAGGGCATGTGGATTCCATGTGGACCAAAGCAACAGAGTGCAATACAAATTACAATGCAGGAGCTTGCTGCGAAAGGACTTGCTTCACAGGTATTCAAGCTGATGCAGATTTTGATGACAGTAGGACTCCAGAATTTCATTTTCTTACTCATTATTGAAGAGTAATAATTTCTATGTTCCTGTCTGTTCCACAGATCCTGCCACCACCTATATCGAGGACAGATTTTGACAAAGTACTTGCTAGACAAAGACCCACTGTAAGCAAGGCCGACCTCAATGTTCATGAGAGATTCACAAAGGAGTTCGGAGAGGAAGGATAATTCTGACGGAATTCTCCTTCGACTATCTGCACTAGTTTAAACGTgttattatttgtaatttacAGAACTATTGGATCAAGTGAAGTGCATAATTCTACTTCTCATAAATTGTGTATAAAAACGGTCTGAAATTctcagaaaaataaatttcatgtgAATATGTGGTACCGGTTACTCATGTTTGTCTGCATTTCAATGGAGGATTAacaaattttagggtttctcaGGTTTGAGTGTTTTTTCTCAAATTCTAAGGGGGTTGAGAATTTTGGCTGTTGTGCTTCACCAAGCTGTAACAGACATAGTTTCGATACTTTCTAAGAAACTGTCATTAACcataaaatatagttttcaaTCAGTTGTGAGATTAGTTTACACTTCAAATTACCTAAAAGAGCATGTAAATTGTATAAGATGTGATTCATCGATATGAAAATATTCCTGGTAAGGTCATTTATGGACTTGTAAGGCATCGGTTTCCTGATATAGTTCGAAGTCATCAACAGAAACAGATAGCTTTTAATTAACCTGTTTATTTGAATCTTCGGGACGGccaattgatgatttgaagtaACATGTAAGCTGTCTGGTTACTGTCAGTTCTTAGTGTGAGGGAGGTGATCTGCCAAATGGACATATAAAATCAAAATGGTTTGTCATATCCTTTTCAAAAGAACAGGGACAATTATGATGTAGATGCAAAGTAAGAAAAACCACACTAGAAGGATTCAATCATTCTACTTGGTATGCGAAacataaaatttttagaaaGCATGTTCAGATTTTTAGTGCTTCACGTTTTTTTACTATTAACTATTTTctgatttaaatatataaacttttataatttttcttaattgtttatCTTATGGAAGTCaaataaacatcataaaagtagtttatttttcttaataatagaACTGTGTGTGAATTTTTGGACAAAACTATATTTATCTCAACAAAATTTTGTGTATTTACCCACAATTAAATGATTCCAAATTAAACGAATCCATTTTTAT
The Vigna angularis cultivar LongXiaoDou No.4 chromosome 5, ASM1680809v1, whole genome shotgun sequence genome window above contains:
- the LOC108340364 gene encoding protein SUPPRESSOR OF K(+) TRANSPORT GROWTH DEFECT 1 isoform X1 is translated as MYSNFKEQAIEYVKQAVEEDNKGNYARAFQLYMNALEYFKTHLKYEKNPKIKEAITQKFTEYLRRAEEIRAVLDDGPSGPPSSGDAAVATRPKTKPKDGAGGDGEDPEQTKLRAGLNSAIVREKPDVKWNDVAGLESAKQALQEAVILPVKFPQFFTGKRRPWRAFLLYGPPGTGKSYLAKAVATEADSTFFSVSSSDLVSKWMGESEKLVSNLFEMARESAPSIIFIDEIDSLCGQRGEGNESEASRRIKTEVLVQMQGVGHNDQKVLVLAATNTPYALDQAIRRRFDKRIYIPLPDLKARQHMFKVHLGDTPHSLTESDFEHLARRTEGFSGSDIAVCVKDVLFEPVRKTQDAMFFFKNPEGMWIPCGPKQQSAIQITMQELAAKGLASQILPPPISRTDFDKVLARQRPTVSKADLNVHERFTKEFGEEG
- the LOC108340364 gene encoding protein SUPPRESSOR OF K(+) TRANSPORT GROWTH DEFECT 1 isoform X2, translating into MYSNFKEQAIEYVKQAVEEDNKGNYARAFQLYMNALEYFKTHLKYEKNPKIKEAITQKFTEYLRRAEEIRAVLDDGPSGPPSSGDAAVATRPKTKPKDGAGGDGEDPEQTKLRAGLNSAIVREKPDVKWNDVAGLESAKQALQEAVILPVKFPQFFTGKRRPWRAFLLYGPPGTGKSYLAKAVATEADSTFFSIF